A DNA window from Pseudanabaena sp. FACHB-2040 contains the following coding sequences:
- a CDS encoding NAD(P)H-quinone oxidoreductase subunit H, whose protein sequence is MAMLETKTEPMVLNMGPHHPSMHGCFRMIVTLDGEDVVDCEPVIGYLHRGMEKIAENRTTVMYVPYVSRWDYAAGMFNEAITVNAVEKLADIPVPKRASYIRMIMLELNRIANHLLWLGPFLLDMGAGTPFFYIFREREMIYDLWEAATGYRMVNNNYFRVGGVAVDLPYGWLDKCQDFCDYFAAKVQEYERLITDNPIFRRRIEGIGAITREDAINWGLSGPMLRASGVKWDLRKVDHYERYDDFDWDVQWETAGDCLARYWVRIREMRESVKIIQQAIAQIPGGPYENLEAKRMAAGPKAEWNNFDYQFISKKIAPTFKIPKGEHYVRLESGKGELGIYVIGDDTVFPWRWKIRAADFNNLQILPNLLKGMKVADIVVILGSIDIIMGSVDR, encoded by the coding sequence ATGGCAATGCTGGAAACCAAGACCGAACCGATGGTGCTCAACATGGGGCCGCACCACCCTTCCATGCACGGCTGCTTTCGCATGATTGTCACCCTAGACGGGGAAGACGTAGTTGATTGCGAACCCGTCATTGGCTACCTCCATCGCGGCATGGAAAAAATCGCTGAAAACCGCACCACCGTTATGTACGTGCCCTACGTCAGCCGTTGGGACTATGCGGCAGGCATGTTTAACGAAGCCATCACCGTCAATGCTGTCGAGAAGCTAGCAGACATTCCCGTTCCCAAGCGAGCCAGCTACATTCGCATGATCATGCTAGAGCTGAACCGCATTGCCAACCACCTCCTTTGGCTGGGGCCTTTCTTGCTGGATATGGGTGCAGGCACCCCCTTTTTCTACATCTTCCGTGAACGCGAAATGATCTACGACCTGTGGGAAGCTGCAACAGGCTACCGCATGGTCAACAACAACTACTTTCGCGTAGGAGGTGTAGCGGTAGATCTGCCCTACGGCTGGCTCGATAAGTGCCAAGACTTCTGCGATTACTTTGCCGCCAAAGTTCAAGAGTACGAACGTCTCATCACCGACAACCCCATCTTCCGGCGCAGAATCGAAGGCATTGGTGCGATCACTCGAGAAGACGCCATTAACTGGGGCCTCTCTGGCCCCATGCTGCGGGCCTCTGGGGTGAAGTGGGATCTCCGCAAAGTAGACCACTACGAACGCTACGACGACTTTGATTGGGACGTGCAGTGGGAAACCGCCGGAGACTGTCTGGCCCGCTACTGGGTCAGAATTCGAGAAATGCGCGAATCGGTCAAGATCATTCAACAAGCGATTGCCCAAATTCCAGGCGGCCCCTACGAAAACCTGGAAGCCAAGCGCATGGCCGCAGGCCCCAAAGCAGAGTGGAATAACTTTGACTACCAGTTCATCAGCAAAAAAATTGCTCCCACCTTCAAAATTCCCAAAGGAGAGCACTACGTCCGACTGGAGAGCGGCAAAGGCGAGCTGGGTATTTATGTCATAGGAGACGACACAGTGTTTCCCTGGCGCTGGAAGATTCGCGCTGCCGACTTCAACAACCTGCAGATTTTGCCCAATCTGTTAAAAGGCATGAAAGTTGCAGATATCGTCGTCATTCTCGGCAGCATCGACATCATTATGGGATCGGTCGATCGCTGA